One region of Sebastes fasciatus isolate fSebFas1 chromosome 1, fSebFas1.pri, whole genome shotgun sequence genomic DNA includes:
- the LOC141777593 gene encoding tripartite motif-containing protein 16-like: MAQKGVQLERESFSCSICLDLLKDPVAIPCGHSYCMNCIKSFWDGEDEKKIYSCPQCRQTFTPRPVLLKNTMLAVLVEELKKTGLQAAPADHCYAGPEDVACDVCTGRKLKAFKSCLVCLASYCERHLQPHYDSAPFKKHKLVEPSKKLQENICSRHDEVMKMFCRTDQQCICYLCSVDEHKGHDTVSAAAERTERQRELEVSRLNIQQRIQDREKDVKLLQQEVEAVNRSADKAVEDSEKIFTELIRLMEKRSCDVKQQVRSQQKSEVSRVKELQEKLEQEITELKRRDAEMKLLSHTEDHYQFLLNYPSLSPLSESTSSINIRPLSYFEDVTAAVSEVRDKLQDVLREKWTNVSQTVTEVDVLLSQPEPKTRAGFLKYSREITLDPNTAYTRLLLSEGNRKVTFMIQHQSYSSHPDRFTGCYQVLSRESLTGRCYWEVERGGTGVRVAVAYKSIRRAGGNERYFGHNDKSWALYCNQNSYIFWYNKVQTPVSGPPSSRVGVYLDHSAGILSFYSVSETMTLLHRVQTTFTEPLYAGLCLYGYDGNTAELCKLK; the protein is encoded by the coding sequence atggcgcagaaaggagttcagctggagagagagtcattctcttgttcgatctgtctggatctactgaaggatccggtggctattccctgtggacacagctactgcatgaactgtattaaaagcttctgggatggagaggatgagaagaagatctacagctgccctcagtgtaggcagaccttcacaccgaggcctgtcctgctgaaaaacaccatgttagcagttttagtggaggaactgaagaagactggactccaagctgctcctgctgatcactgctatgctggacctgaagatgtggcctgtgatgtctgcactgggaggaaactgaaagccttcaagtcctgtctggtgtgtctggcctcttactgtgagagacacctccagcctcattatgactcagctccgttcaagaaacacaagcttgtggagccctccaagaagctccaggagaacatctgctctcgtcacgacgaggtgatgaagatgttctgtcgtactgatcagcagtgtatctgttatctctgctctgtggatgaacataaaggccacgacaccgtctcagctgcagcagaaaggaccgagaggcagagagagctggaggtgagtcgactcaacatccaacagaggatccaggacagagagaaagatgtgaagctgctccaacaggaggtggaggctgtcaatcgctccgctgataaagcagtggaggacagtgagaagatcttcaccgagctgatccgtctcatggagaaaagaagctgtgatgtgaagcagcaggtcagatcccagcagaaaagtgaagtgagtcgagtcaaagagcttcaggagaagctggagcaggagatcactgagctgaagaggagagacgctgagatgaagctgctgtcacacacagaggatcactaCCAGTTTCTTCTtaactacccctcactgtcaccactcagtgaatctacatccagcatcaatatccgtcctctgagctactttgaggacgtgacggcggctgtgtcagaagtcagagataaactacaggacgttctgagagagaaatggacaaacgtctcacagacagtgactgaagtggatgttttactgtcacaaccagagcccaagaccagagctgggttcttaaaatattcacgggaaatcacactggatccaaacacagcatacacacggctgttattatctgaggggaacagaaaagtaacatttatgatacaacatcagtcttattctagtcacccagacagattcactggatgttatcaggtcctgagtagagagagtctgactggacgttgttactgggaggtggagaggggagGGACAGGAGTTCGtgtagcagtcgcatacaagagtatcaggagagcaggggggAATGAACGTTACTTTGgacacaatgacaaatcttgggcgtTATATTGTAACCAAAACAGTTATATATTTTGGTACAACAAAGTCCAaacccccgtctcaggtcctccgtcctccagagtaggagtgtacctggatcacagtgcaggtattctgtccttctacagcgtctctgaaaccatgactctcctccacagagtccagaccacattcactgagcctctctatgctggactttgTCTTTATGGTTATGATGGAaacactgctgagttgtgtaaactgaaatag